In the genome of Kitasatospora cineracea, one region contains:
- the mctP gene encoding monocarboxylate uptake permease MctP — protein sequence MKLDVTELTVFTVLLLAVTVLGFLAARWRRTRAMDDLKEWGLGGHQFGSWITWFLIGGDLYTAYTFVAIPALIYHVGGAGFFSLPDLAIVYPMVYLLLVRLWSVSKAKGYVTTADFVRGRFGSRALALCVAVTGILSTLPYIALQLMCIEAVLRTMGVDGQWPVAVAFVGLAGFTYQSGLRAPALIAIVKDVLVYTVVIAAIVFIPLKLGGWGHIFDTAGHKLSASGTGRTALAPQGQLNYASLALGSAMGLFLFPHTSTAALASRDRKVIKRNMAALPAYSLAVGFIALLGLMALAAGVVPLGTADGGTDSNTVVPLLFHQMFPGWFAGIAFAAVGIGALVPASVMSIGAANLFTRNIYREFLRPRATPAEEARVSKLASLAVKLGALICTLMLTPQFSTDFQLIGNVIILQTLPAVGLGVVVRWFHRTGLLAGWVLGMAASLWMLYRIPNPATHHAHFGGSALPLSELGFHTHMTMYVGVLALVVNLVVTVLVTLACRALRVPDGADETRTDDYFHAPAESAKTPAPLPRPAGPVVAARAEGSPS from the coding sequence ATGAAGCTTGACGTCACCGAACTCACCGTGTTCACCGTGCTGTTGCTCGCCGTCACGGTGCTGGGCTTCCTGGCCGCGCGGTGGCGCCGCACCCGGGCCATGGACGACCTCAAGGAGTGGGGCCTCGGCGGCCACCAGTTCGGGAGCTGGATCACCTGGTTCCTGATCGGCGGCGACCTCTACACCGCGTACACCTTCGTCGCCATCCCGGCCCTGATCTACCACGTGGGCGGAGCCGGCTTCTTCTCGCTGCCGGACCTGGCCATCGTCTACCCGATGGTCTACCTGCTGCTCGTCCGGCTCTGGTCGGTGTCGAAGGCCAAGGGGTACGTCACCACCGCCGACTTCGTCCGCGGCCGGTTCGGCTCCCGGGCGCTGGCGCTGTGCGTCGCGGTGACCGGCATCCTCTCCACCCTCCCCTACATCGCCCTGCAGCTGATGTGCATCGAGGCGGTGCTGCGGACGATGGGCGTGGACGGGCAGTGGCCGGTGGCGGTCGCCTTCGTCGGGCTGGCCGGGTTCACCTACCAGTCCGGCCTGCGGGCCCCCGCCCTGATCGCCATCGTCAAGGACGTCCTGGTCTACACGGTGGTCATCGCCGCGATCGTGTTCATCCCGCTGAAGCTCGGCGGCTGGGGGCACATCTTCGACACGGCCGGCCACAAGCTCTCCGCGTCCGGCACCGGGAGGACCGCCCTGGCCCCCCAGGGGCAGCTCAACTACGCCTCGCTGGCGCTCGGTTCGGCGATGGGGCTGTTCCTCTTCCCGCACACCAGCACCGCCGCGCTGGCCAGCCGCGACCGCAAGGTGATCAAGCGGAACATGGCGGCGCTGCCGGCCTACAGCCTGGCGGTCGGCTTCATCGCGCTGCTGGGGCTGATGGCCCTGGCCGCCGGGGTGGTGCCGCTCGGCACCGCCGACGGGGGCACCGACTCCAACACCGTGGTCCCGCTGCTCTTCCACCAGATGTTCCCCGGCTGGTTCGCCGGCATCGCGTTCGCGGCGGTGGGCATCGGCGCCCTCGTCCCGGCGTCCGTCATGTCGATCGGCGCGGCCAACCTGTTCACCCGGAACATCTACCGGGAGTTCCTGCGGCCCCGGGCGACGCCCGCCGAGGAGGCGCGGGTGTCCAAACTCGCCTCGCTGGCCGTCAAGTTGGGCGCCCTGATCTGCACCCTGATGCTCACCCCGCAGTTCTCCACCGACTTCCAGCTGATCGGGAACGTGATCATCCTCCAGACGCTCCCGGCGGTCGGCCTCGGGGTGGTCGTCCGGTGGTTCCACCGCACCGGCCTGCTGGCGGGCTGGGTGCTCGGCATGGCGGCCAGCCTGTGGATGCTCTACCGGATCCCCAACCCGGCCACCCACCACGCCCACTTCGGCGGCTCGGCCCTCCCGCTGTCCGAACTCGGCTTCCACACGCACATGACGATGTACGTCGGCGTGCTCGCCCTGGTCGTCAACCTCGTGGTGACCGTCCTGGTGACCCTGGCCTGCCGCGCCCTGCGGGTGCCGGACGGGGCCGACGAGACCCGGACCGACGACTACTTCCACGCCCCGGCCGAGTCCGCGAAGACTCCGGCCCCGCTCCCCCGGCCGGCCGGCCCCGTCGTGGCCGCCCGCGCCGAGGGCTCACCATCCTGA